From the Clupea harengus chromosome 15, Ch_v2.0.2, whole genome shotgun sequence genome, one window contains:
- the xrcc3 gene encoding DNA repair protein XRCC3, which yields MNWEQLDLNPRIIAAVKRANVKSAKEILSLSGSDLQRLTQLSKTDVHHLHTAVAQAYCKRPLVTALQLLRGECPSLEPGHRLSFGCAVLDALLRGGIPLCGITELAGESGAGKTQFGLQLSLSVQYPVEHGGLGSGAVFICTEDSFPIKRLRQLIVQQSHLRQDLPKALVRSIRFSDNIYIEHAADLSALQTCITQRVPVLLSRGSVRLVVVDSVAGLFRNEFQADETVERTRHLLAFSSTLHRLSHTYHTPVLCINQVTDVVDGPNPGRCNFGLVESRVLPALGLAWANQVMVRLMLRRLGGCVTAGEQSCVPRRLEVVFAPHLPRVSCLCGVWLEGIRGIAMEDSGEPPQQALSGTARTAHGPGTAPEGAGGT from the exons ATGAACTGGGAACAGCTTGACCTAAATCCACGAATTATAGCAGCTGTGAAGAGAG CTAATGTCAAATCGGCAAAAGAGATTCTGAGCCTCTCGGGTTCTGATCTACAGAGACTCACGCAGCTGTCAAAGACTGATGTGCACCACTTACATACTGCTGTTGCTCAAGCTTACTGCAAACGCCCACTTGTCACAG CTCTACAGTTGCTGCGTGGAGAATGCCCTTCTTTAGAACCAGGGCACAGACTCTCTTTTGGCTGTGCTGTCCTGGATGCGCTCTTGCGCGGAGGCATCCCACTGTGTGGCATAACGGAGTTGGCAGGGGAGAGTGGCGCTGGAAAGACTCAGTTTGGACTGCAGCTCAGCCTCTCCGTTCAGTATCCAGTCGAGCATGGCGGGCTTGGCTCTG GAGCTGTATTCATTTGCACGGAGGACTCCTTTCCTATCAAGCGGCTCCGTCAGCTCATAGTCCAGCAGTCTCACCTCAGACAGGACCTCCCAAAGGCTCTGGTGCGCAGCATTCGCTTCAGTGACAACATCTACATAGAACACGCTGCAGACCTG AGTGCACTGCAGACCTGTATCACTCAGAGAGTGCCGGTGCTGCTGTCTCGGGGATCGGTGCGTCTGGTGGTGGTGGACTCTGTGGCCGGGCTGTTCCGGAACGAGTTTCAGGCGGACGAGACGGTGGAGAGAACACGCCACCTGCTGGCTTTCTCCAGTACCCTCCACCGCCTCAGCCACACCTACCACACACCTGTTCTCTGCATCAACCAG GTCACAGATGTTGTCGATGGTCCAAATCCTGGAAGGTGTAATTTTGG TCTGGTGGAGAGCCGGGTTCTTCCTGCTCTGGGCTTGGCCTGGGCCAATCAGGTGATGGTGCGGCTCATGCTGCGCCGTCTGGGGGGGTGTGTGACGGCCGGCGAGCAGAGCTGCGTCCCCCGCCGCCTGGAAGTGGTCTTTGCCCCCCACCTGCCCCGGGTGAGCTGCCTGTGTGGGGTCTGGCTGGAGGGGATAAGGGGTATTGCCATGGAGGACTCTGGAGAGCCACCACAGCAGGCCCTTTCAGGAACCGCGAGAACCGCCCATGGACCTGGGACAGCaccagagggagcaggaggcaCGTGA